In one window of Pseudochaenichthys georgianus chromosome 5, fPseGeo1.2, whole genome shotgun sequence DNA:
- the LOC117446601 gene encoding SUZ RNA-binding domain-containing-like has protein sequence MEDEEVAESWEEAADSGEIDRRLEAKLKINQEARKSILGSRGSPVRTAIVIQDDSLPAAPPPQIRILKRPSNGNAGNLASSTRPSQQMKSLAQREAEYAEARRRILGSASSDDVPQDNPSQDRPSRMSVQQPSEPIRPNTHVVRQPTGPDGTSGFRLCR, from the exons ATGGAGGATGAAGAGGTTGCAGAGAGCTGGGAAGAGGCGGCGGACAGCGGG GAAATAGACAGAAGGCTTGAGGCCAAACTGAAAATAAACCAGGAGGCAAG GAAATCCATCCTGGGGTCTCGTGGCTCTCCTGTTCGGACTGCTATTGTAATTCAGGATGACTCTTTGCCTGCAGCCCCCCCACCACAAATTAGAATTTTGAAACGTCCCTCAAACGGTAATGCAGGAAACCTTGCGTCCTCGACTCGTCCCTCTCAGCAGATGAAGTCTCTGGCCCAGCGGGAGGCAGAGTATGCAGAAGCACGAAGAAGGATCTTGGGTAGTGCGTCTTCAGATGATGTGCCTCAGGACAATCCAAGCCAGGACAG GCCAAGTCGTATGAGCGTGCAGCAACCTTCAGAACCAATTCGTCCAAACACTCATGTGGTCCGCCAGCCTACTGGCCCGGATGGCACTTCGGGCTTCAGACTCTGCAGATAA